Genomic segment of Grus americana isolate bGruAme1 chromosome 27, bGruAme1.mat, whole genome shotgun sequence:
ccaacccctgcactacgggaccctcctgggcagcagagcttgtgtccacatggcagcagctgcctggggcagtgggtttctcactgctgtgctgcacacggccaatacattttctataccactctgccagggtaatGCTGTAGAccaattcttctgtgaagttccccagatcctcaggctctcctgctcagacacctacctcagggaagttgggcttcttatattaagctgttttttagtttttgggtgtttcattttcattgtgctgtcctatgtgcagatcttcagggccgtgctgaggatcccctctgagcagggatggcacaaagccttttccatgtgcctccctcacctggccgtggtctccctggtTGTCACCACTGGCctatttgctcacctgaaacccccctccatctcctccccatccctggacctggtggtggcagttctgtactcggtggtgcctccagcagtgaaccccctcatctacagcatgaggaaccaggagctcaaggaggccCTGAGGAAGCTAATCCAATGGACCTTGCACCACCAACTGTAActtgtctccccttctctgcagagtgcccagggtatattttatgcatctccttgggttttgtttttttttctctgataatcatACTTACAGGTAATTTCCTGGGTTCATAGCACTTCTCTTGAGGtgctgtcctgttgtgtctgatccttgaagagccatgtgtcaccttttgccttcctaatagcctctctgcaataaaaggggatctcctgagggaggtgcctgcagcctgggctctccttgatACAGTTGTGGCGAAGAACAAGTGTGTTGgctttgcatggcaaggttttggtagctggggggctacagcggtggcttctgtgagaagctgctagaagcttcccctgtgtctgatagagccaatgccagccggctccaagatgaacccgccgctggccaaggccaagccaatcagcgcctctgtgataacatatttaagaagaagaaaaacagttacagagagtttttgcagccggagacaggagtgagaagatgtaagaaactctgcagacaccaaggtcagtgcagatggagggggaggaggtgctccaggcgccagagcagagatccccctgcagcccatggtgaagacgatggtgaggcaggctgtccccctgcagcccatggaggaaggatgagggggtgtagagattccacctgcagccggtggaggaccccacgccggagcaggtggaggcacccgaaggaggctgtggcccgtggaagcccacgctggagcaagttcctggcaggaccggtggacccgtgaagaggggaacccacgccagggcaggtttgctggcaggacttgtgacctcgtgggggacccacgctggagcagtttgctcctgaaggtctgcacgCCGTGtgagagacccacgctggagcaggggaatgatgagaggagtcctccccctgaggatgaagaagcggcagaaacaccgtgagatgaactgaccgtaacccccattccccgtccccctgtgccgctgagggggggaaggttgaagccgggagtgaagttgagcccaggaagatgggagggttggggggaggtgttttaagagttgattttattttctcattcctctactctgttttgcctagtaataaactagatgaattccctctctaagtttggtctgttttgctcgtgacgataattagtgagtgatctctccctgtccttatctcgacccacaagcatttcgttataccttttctctcctgtttggtgaatgaggggagtgagagagcggctctggtgggcacctggcccccagccagggtcaacccaccacaacaagCCAGAGGAACTGGACTTTCGAAGTCTCTTCcgcctggttttctccttctgtttggggaaataatctcatggtatcactgttagacaccaagcacttagttgaaggctctcgtcttggtgtccaggggcattggaaatggtgcGCGAGCTCCCAGTCaccttcctcaggctgtcacaggtatgacggggctgatggcagagtggaaaggaatctggcatggtcaggagaggatggggacactgcaggtactctggggtgggaagtgaatggagactcagaaggtgaaagaccctgagatgaagtccccccagggcagagcactcactccaggtacccacaaagaaagactctgcagtgctgtgggagtccgtgaagatgcagcaggcacagggcaggagagtggagagatgcaggaggtgcctgaggagccgcagggccaggactctgctggtgtcctggggagcagggctggcggggaggcagagtggggcaaaggcggtcagggctggggatcccctgcagcgtcaatgcaggagaggccgagagggagtggcctgcgctggcacttggggccagctgcaggcctggggccgatggggaggctgagacccccctctgcctcccagcagctgctgtgcccttccgaggggctggggctgtgggctgagtgcccagagctctgcagcagcccagactgccagcccagactgggctgctctgctgggctgtgctggggagagggcagggaaggtgggggagagccggggaggggatgggctgccacggggactgtgctgctggagatgtttccccaccccaagaacgcaccctgctctatctagtgcctgcactgcagggccggggggccatgttgggcagcagagcttggccagcccagctgaggaggtctcctcttcttgccccaCGCTCTTCAGACCACTGTCAGCCTATAGGCATTGCCACAGTGTCTCTGCGCTGGCTGTTGGGTGTCtccatgtgccctgctctgagcccatgcagggacctgctgtgggtgtctctgctggagctggccaccatggcctgcctgcacagtcccaggagatcctggacaggctgcccttggtgatgggctgtgatggtcctcagcccacagcaggtACTGAACACCAGCCCAggaatgcttccctggggatgagtgcctcacgctgtgctggctgcacgtGTGAGCCTCGGGGGATGTCCTCACACTATGGTTCTTCTGGGTACAAAAGGGGAACCATCATCtcccaaagtgatttcagctgggtgggagctgtcagtgttgcagaaaggctggcacacagaaagactatttgaaaaaggacaatcatTTCATTGGGCTCCAGTCCAAACCCctcctcagacagctcctgatagatcaggtgctcagggccttgtctcaacaaatttggaatatctccactggctgagatcccaccatctcccccgggtcctggctccagtgtttggctctgagggatttctcaaaacagggcagctctctcagcctctccttggacataacatgctccaggccccgaccacccttctggccactgctggaaaaatctCCACTCGGTCAGGGttggtctggctgctgctgtggaccagaggctggatcatgagctgtcctggtgtcagctgagacagagttaattgtcttcccagcagccagtctggggctgtgtttgggatttgtgctggaaacagtgttgataacatagagatgtttttgttacacagagatgtttttgttgttgctgagcagggcttacacagagtcaaggccttttctggaCCTTCCACTGAAAGCTGCCCCCAGAGCTCCACCAGGGCCGGTGTTTCCTGTCAGCTGAAGGAGCCGTCTGTTCTGTGAGACAGTCCCGCACGGGCTCTGGAGATGGGAGGGAACCGGAGGCTCTCAGAGCTCTGGCggcccagctctggctgggctgTTTGTCCCTCCCCGGGTGCCTTCCTGGTGCGCCTGGGGATCCCTGCCCTGGAACACGCCAGGAGCACAGGCACCACTGCTATGGGAGACACGCTGCCACAGCTGCCCCGCCCACCAGCTGCCGGGGGAAGTCCCACCCTGTCCCAGCAGCCGCAGGGGCCACTTGCCCCGcaagtccctctcctctcctggccaTGTGCTCTGCTGGGATTGGCTGGCAGCACCGGCCACCCCTGCCGGCTTACATCAGACCCGGAAGGCCCTTCCCCTGCACACACCGCGGCCGCCATTTTGCTCTGGCCACCCTTCCAGGACAGGGGGTGCCGCCCTTCCCTGGCTGTGAGCCGCCATCTTGGTGAATGGCATACTGCTCTGTGATTGGCTAACAGCCATTTCTTGACACCATCACCCTCGTGTGCTCTCAAGCAGCCCCTGTGATTGACTGGCAGGACCGGCTGCCCCGTCCTGTTGTCCTCAGGGGCACGTCACAAAGGAAGCGCCCTGTCATTACATACAGAGAGGAGGCCgcttctgcctgcctcctttcATCCTGCCTGGTGATTGGCTGGCAGCCCTTTGTTGACAGCATCATAGCCAGGTGTTCTCAGGCAGCCTTGAATTGGCTGCGTGTCTCCTTTGGACCAGGAAGTGCTCAAATAGGAAAAGAGATAccatatatatgatatatagaAATAGATTTATAACAGGGGGTgtataattatattaataaatttatttatttatttataaatagataCAATAATATAtcattaattataataataataaaatttaatatattttataacatattaattatattaattattatataaTGATATATGTGGTTTTTACATATACATTTCTAAAGCTACAGACAGAGCTTGTTAGGTCATAGCTTCTTTAGTAACTGACAGGCCAAGAGTAGCCTCATGGCTTATGTAGATGCTTGTGAGGTCCCTGGAGACTGAATACCTCAACAACGAGTACATGGCATATAGGAGGATATGTGCTTGTGAGGTTACTctcagctgaggagctgataggccCGGAGCAGGCCCATGGACTGTGTAGGGTGTTGTGAGGTCACTGCTTCCCGAATAGCtgacagggcaggagcaggcagatggTCTGTGTGGGTGGTTGTGAGGTCACTGGTTCCCAGGTAGCTGGAAGGCCAGGCGAAGGCCAAAAGCTTGTGTAGGGGTTGGTGAGATCATTAGTGCCTGAGCACTTGCTAGGCCAGGAGAAGGCCCGTGGGCTGTGCAGGTTCTCATGAGGTCTCTCTTGcctgaggagctgataggccaggagcaggcttATGGATAGTGCAGGTGCTTGTGAGGCTCCTGGTGCCTGAGGAGGTGATaggccaggagctggcagatgtctgGTGAATGTCCTTGTGATGTCAGTGGTGCCTGAGTACCTGATAAGCCAGGAAGAGGCACATGGCAGTGGTAGATGCTATGACATCACCTGTGGCTGAGTAGTGGATAGGCCAGGAGTATGCCCATGGCTTGTGCAGGAGCTCgtcatttccctgctgctggagtagCTTTTAGGCCAAGAGCAGGGATATGGCTTGTGTGGGTGTTTCTGATGtcatcaaaataatatttagacCCCACCCAAACATGGCTTTTTGGAAGAACCAACGTCAGCAGAAGCCTGtacacagcacacacacacacacgtgtgacAGTGTGACCCATGAGCACACAGCAGCACGCAGTAGGAGGGTGTGAGGTCACGGTCACTGTAACTCCCGAGCAGAGAGCGCTGGCAGTGGGAGGGCTGTGAGGTCACCGTCAGTCTAAGTGCTGCTCAGAGAGCGGTGGCACTAGGAGGGTGTGAGGTGACGTCAGCGACGGCAGCCCGTGGCCGTGGGGCTTGGTGCCGAGCGGGCGTGTGCATCAGAGGGGCTTGCCGGAGGCCGGGAgctgcccagccctgtgcctgcGAGGCTgaaggagcagcccctgcagccctggctggagcagtcggggtgggggtggctcGGGGGCCCcgcagggatgtgcctgggcaCGGTGCCGGGAGGAAACCACAGACTGCCTGCCGGGGCGCTGCGGGGGGAGCGCGGCGAGCGCTGCCAGGCCACGTGGGCTGTGGTTTGTGCACCTGCAGGCTCCGGCTCCCGATCTGCCTGTGGGGAATAACAGCCCCTGGGTGACACGCAGAGAGTCAGGGACACATCTGAGCCTCGGGGCTGCGtgtctgctgccagggcagggacaagTCCCAGCTCAGGCTCCTGCAAGGGACCGGCCATGGGGCTCCGTGGGGGGGGACGGGTGAGCTAGCACTCCTGGCATGGAGCTCTTCTCCTGGCTGAGGacttttcccagctgctctcccagcacagcggGGGCTGtagcaggggcaggggctgttTCCTTTCCAAGCTGACACAGCTCCGTGGTTCCCATGGCTTGACGGTGCCTGGACACTCACGCCTTGGCTTCTTGGGTGagcccagcagaggagatgctcaTTGCTCCCCGTGCCCACAGCACGGGTCGAGGGGTGACAGACCCATTTCCCCTCCACAACCGGATTGTCCCGTGACGATCCCCCACTGCAGTGATGATGACACCCGCAGCGAAACATCTATGTCCCTCATATATGGTCATGAACGGcgctggagaagttcattgGAGGGCTTGGCTGTGTCGGAGGGGAGATCGCTCCCGATAATGTCTAAAAAGGTGCTGCTGATTTGAttggctcctcctgcagctgggtcgGCATCGACAGAGATATATTACCCTCCCATCATCGTTGTCCCCGTGATTCCCCAGGAGGCGTGAGAGGGAGTGGGGTtccgcagggctgtgccagcagggcagaaggctgaggatggggatggagggactcctgtcccctcaggtgctgtggctgctcctctgGGTGCAGCTGTGCAGGGGTAAGTGCCGACATCCTTGTCCCAGCGATGGGGCCAGCGGGCTCCAGTGGGGTCATCGGGACACCCCTGGGAATGGGGTTGCTTTAGAGGTGCCACTGAGGTGAGGGACAGATGTTGCTCCAGTCGATGGAACGTCTGCCTTTGCCTGTGCCTCtctgggtgggagagggagctgtgggcCTGGGGGCACGGGGCTGTACAGGGGTTTCTGGGCTGGTGAGGAGAAGGTGCCCTGTGCAGGGCCGGGCACGGTGTGCGGATGGGCATGGGGTTGTtgaggtgggaggaggtgcttcaggtTGTGGGGTGGTGAAtggcccagcagggccagagCTGGGCACCTCCAGTCCTTTGCAGCCTGTGGGGAGAAAAGGGACCCTTacactgccctggggacagcgtGGAAGGAGGAGAGCTCCCACGCTGGTGCCTGTGACTCAGCCTGGGCAGGAGGGACCTGCTGGGGCTCGGTGCTCAGTTCTCTGGGGCTCTCCTGACCATTCCCATGTTGGTGTTTAAGGGGATGTGCAGGTGAGGCTGGAAAATGGTGGTGGACACTGTGCTGGAAGAGTGGAGGTGAAACAACAGGGCCAGTGGGGGACCGTGTGTGATGACGACTGGGACATGTCTGATGCTGCAGTGGTTTGtaagcagctgggctgtgggtcTGCTGTTAAAGCTCATTTGTACGGATACTTTGGGCCAGGATCTGGCCCCATTTGGATGTTTTATGTTCAGTGTCATGGCAACGAGTCTGCCCTGTCTGACTGTACAAACAGAGGCTCAGCTCAGGAGTACTGTACTCACAGTGAGGATGCTGGAGTGACATGTTCAGGTAAGGGGCCAGCCCATTCCCCACCTTTGtggctgggatgggggaagggaCCTGGCTGTGCTCTCAGGGAAACAAGAGGGAACTGGAGAAGTTCCCGGTGTGGCCAGTCACACTGCTGAGCTGGGGCTGTCATTGCTGGTTTCCCTGGTCCCTGACGAAAGCCCAGGGGGAACCTGCCACTGCCTGACCCCTGGTGTGGCTCAGCCCACCCTCCgtgggtgcctggggctgggacaTGAAAGCCCACCATTCCCTGCAGTCTCTGTTGGTTCccatctttctcctcctgttcacacaggagctgtctggcagcaccGAGGACCTGTTTCCCCCATGCCAGAGACACTGAGAGCAGCTCACGtggccacccacagccccacggaAGGGCCCAGGGTCATCGGGGACTTCTGGGTTGTGTTCCCTCGCAGGCCCGAGCCCCCCAAAGCTGAGGGTCTGCTGAGAGGGGAGCAGCACTGGGCTTGGGCAGAAGAGCAGGGTGGCCCATGGCCACCTCATG
This window contains:
- the LOC129196903 gene encoding olfactory receptor 14A16-like: LHYGTLLGSRACVHMAAAAWGSGFLTAVLHTANTFSIPLCQGNAVDQFFCEVPQILRLSCSDTYLREVGLLILSCFLVFGCFIFIVLSYVQIFRAVLRIPSEQGWHKAFSMCLPHLAVVSLVVTTGLFAHLKPPSISSPSLDLVVAVLYSVVPPEA